In the Naumovozyma dairenensis CBS 421 chromosome 4, complete genome genome, one interval contains:
- the HGH1 gene encoding Hgh1p (similar to Saccharomyces cerevisiae HGH1 (YGR187C); ancestral locus Anc_5.194) translates to MPTQLEELVSFLHSPQPAVVQIALDNLVGFSSGPNAQIFKYDNYQAIKDLKKLSQEKSKILVQQSITILANLSDDGIMRNLIVSDLEYLKYLTWKICDLENTSADIMCILLSNLAKDDAIKNVFDIIATEENIKVLNKDVFKSKRVIDCLMDCFVMGYDRKLNKFANFDYLAFFFADLSRFKIGRNYFVNEQEYDHVVPISKLLVFTEKYDNKTRREGVASTIKNSLFDSEHHVELLSDENINLLPYILLPITSYKDSEIDEEDMFNLPDELQLLPEDKTRDPINSIICAHLESILLLCSTKSSREYLRSKSVYPLVRELHKSVEDEDIGELCYRIVNTLMRGDPAEQVEEILSKDIEDENEDENDKKAEDEDEDDDDDDDEIVEVV, encoded by the coding sequence ATGCCCACGCAACTAGAAGAATTAGTTTCATTCCTTCATTCTCCTCAACCAGCAGTAGTCCAAATTGCCCTAGATAACTTGGTAGGGTTCAGCAGTGGACCCAATGCacaaatcttcaaatatgACAACTATCAAGCCatcaaagatttaaaaAAGCTTTCTCAAGAAAAATCCAAAATTTTAGTACAACAATCTATCACCATCTTGGCAAATTTGTCTGATGATGGTATAATGAGAAATTTGATTGTTTCtgatttggaatatttgaaatatctgACTTGGAAAATTTGTGATTTGGAAAACACATCTGCAGATATCATGTGTATTCTATTGAGTAATCTAGCTAAGGATGATGCTATTAAGAATGTCTTTGATATAATTGCTACAGAGGAGAATATTAAGGTCTTAAACAAGGATGTGTTTAAGAGTAAACGCGTCATTGATTGTTTGATGGATTGTTTTGTCATGGGGTATGATAGGAAATTGAACAAGTTTGCTAATTTCGATTATTTGGCATTTTTCTTCGCTGATCTTTCGAGGTTTAAGATTGGTAGGAATTATTTCGttaatgaacaagaatatGATCATGTGGTTCCAATTTCTAAATTGTTAGTCTTTACGGAgaaatatgataataagaCTAGAAGAGAAGGTGTAGCTTCTACTATTaagaattcattatttgattcGGAACATCATGTGGAATTGTTGAgtgatgaaaatattaatttattacctTATATTCTGTTACCGATTACTAGTTATAAGGATTCCGagattgatgaagaagatatgtTTAATTTACCTGATgaattacaattattaCCTGAAGATAAGACAAGAGACCcaataaattcaatcaTTTGTGCCCATTTGGAGAGTATATTGCTATTGTGTTCCACAAAGAGTTCAAGAGAATATTTAAGAAGTAAATCGGTTTATCCTTTAGTCAGAGAATTACATAAAAGtgttgaagatgaagatattggTGAACTATGTTATAGAATCGTTAACACTTTAATGAGAGGTGATCCTGCAGAACAAGTGGAGGAAATACTAtcaaaagatattgaagatgaaaatgaagacGAAAACGATAAAAAAGCCGAAGACGAAGACgaagatgacgatgacgatgacgatgagATTGTTGAAGTAGTATAG
- the PUF3 gene encoding mRNA-binding protein PUF3 (similar to Saccharomyces cerevisiae PUF3 (YLL013C); ancestral locus Anc_5.196), whose translation MTVLNNIDQWVENNNNNNNNNNNDNTQNPNNYNHQDFLQQAPPLNLNMNINSANTFDSELASIVSSLSVLSNNPINTTNTNNNANISSYTSPNQQIGGFRRSSLNQSDMESDILYLNSNSITANNNNNMINSDFIKRTTLSVGAVPTNFQQYSTTSNTNTNNNNNNNNNTNEMNPQSYYSSTSSSSSPPIQSIQGHPHVSKSINDIQSHFQNHTINSSSSSNNNSDYGNNINKGNNNSNNNTYNNNNNKRLDLLGQYPATIADPMTSYQSTNKNKGNFFEKFGKSLIEGTREIESQGDNNNNSTTIDLNSNRSEVSLATQTTLSNSIDDYDNESSIAGSSEYYPNFIPNQNRFQNNNNNNNNSVWNPANAQSFRPQQNNLDPYYQQQQQQQQQIHPTYFPTGAFPYPHFPQQQQFSISSPTAYLSQMLSPPSNFNYNNTNTGDMSINQFQQNIASKNNFEEGSTTSSTTNSSDSPLPTSHHDTTIQVPPSSSSSSQQQQQQQQQQQQPMFPYPVLNPLMYVPPPNQQQNPQDFVDFENAHNYSYHSAGGSGSAGSININTLKNNNTNPYLDTSNHVNNNISAMIPTDNNANIKQKNNHNKKISVFNPKKNNKKYPSTFDQIHNNNNNSPVNSNNNNNNNNNDNTKNNKQQLNKLHMKSNRIKNNTEQEDKNTNATQTSYHRSPILEELRSNPNKINLTLKDIFGHILEFCRDQYGSRFIQHELSICSESEKEIIFNELRNEALILSNDVFGNYVIQKFFEFGSITQRDILVEQFNGKMKELSLQMYACRVIQKALEFIKPEQRLSLVSELSDCILMTIKDQNGNHVIQKAIEYIPLKSLPFILNSLIGHIYHLSTHSYGCRVIQRLLEFGSDKDQYIILNELKDFIPYLIQDQYGNYVIQYILQQHEDNEASKICPLMLETKQEIIKIVSKNVVEFSKHKFASNVVEKSIIYGNESQRKLIISKIVPRDKENAENLEDNSPMILMMRDQFANYVVQKLVTISENEDKKLIVIAIRSYLDKLNQSNSLGNRHLASIEKLASLVETVEI comes from the coding sequence ATGACtgttttaaataatatcgACCAGTGggttgaaaataataataataataataataataataataatgataataccCAGAATCCTAACAATTATAATCATCAAGACTTTTTACAACAAGCTCCTCCTTTAAACTTAAATATGAACATCAATAGTGCCAATACTTTCGATTCAGAACTTGCTTCAATAGTATCATCTTTAAGtgtattatcaaataatccTATTAATACAACAAATACGAACAACAACGcaaatatttcttcatataCTTCTCCTAATCAACAAATTGGCGGATTTAGAAGATCAAGTTTAAATCAATCTGATATGGAATCTGATATCTTATACTTAAATAGTAATTCTATCACCgctaataacaataataatatgattaATTCCGATTTTATTAAGAGAACTACCCTTTCTGTTGGTGCAGTTCCAACAAATTTTCAACAATATTCTACTACATCAAATACCAATaccaataacaataataataacaataataataccaacGAAATGAACCCACAAAGTTATTATTCTtcaacatcttcttcttcttctccaCCAATTCAATCTATACAAGGTCATCCTCATGTGTCAAAAAGTATTAACGATATTCAATCTCATTTCCAAAATCATACTATcaatagtagtagtagtagtaataataatagcgattatggtaataatatcaataaagGGAAtaacaacagcaacaataatacatataataataataataataaaagattgGATTTATTAGGTCAATATCCCGCTACTATAGCTGATCCAATGACTTCTTATCAATctacaaataaaaataaaggtaATTTTTTCGAGAAATTTGGGAAATCATTGATCGAAGGTACAAGAGAAATTGAATCTCAAggtgataataataataactcaACTACtattgatttgaattctaATAGATCAGAAGTAAGTTTAGCAACTCAAACAACCCTTTCAAATTCTATTGATGattatgataatgaatcttCCATTGCGGGCTCTAGCGAATATTATCCTAATTTTATTCCCAATCAAAATCgctttcaaaataataataacaataacaataactCTGTTTGGAATCCTGCAAATGCCCAAAGTTTTAGACcacaacaaaataatttagatccatattatcaacaacaacaacaacaacagcaacaaatTCATCCAACTTATTTTCCAACAGGAGCATTCCCTTATCCTCATTTCcctcaacaacaacaattctCAATATCATCTCCAACTGCATACCTATCTCAAATGCTTTCCCCTCcttctaatttcaattataataataccaatactGGTGATATGAGtattaatcaatttcaacAGAACATTGCTTCCAAAAATAATTTCGAAGAAGGATCAACCACTTCCTCTACCACTAATTCTTCTGATTCTCCATTACCAACATCTCATCATGATACTACTATCCAAGTACcaccatcttcatcatcttcatcacaacaacaacaacaacaacaacaacaacaacaacaaccaatGTTCCCATACCCTGTTCTAAATCCACTGATGTATGTTCCACCTCCAAATCAACAACAGAATCCACAAGATTTTGTTGATTTCGAAAATGCACACAACTATTCTTATCATAGTGCTGGTGGCAGTGGAAGTGCTGGtagtattaatattaatactttgaaaaacaataatacaaatCCATATTTAGATACATCAAATCAtgtcaataataatatctcCGCCATGATTCCAACAGACAACAATGCCAATATTaaacaaaagaacaatcataataaaaaaatttcgGTTTTCAATCctaaaaagaataataaaaaatatccATCCACATTTGATCaaattcataataataataataatagtcCTGtaaatagtaataataataataataacaacaacaatgaTAATACCAAAAATAACAAACAACAGTTAAATAAACTTCATATGAAATCAAACAGGATTAAAAACAATACCGAACAAGAAGATAAGAACACCAATGCGACACAAACAAGCTATCATAGATCACCAATTTTAGAAGAATTAAGATCAAATCCAAATAAGATTAATCTTACATTAAAGGATATCTTTGGTCACATATTAGAATTTTGTAGAGATCAATATGGTTCCAGATTTATTCAACATGAATTATCTATATGTTCCGAGTcagaaaaggaaatcatttttaatgaattgagAAATGAAGCATTGATCTTATCAAATGATGTATTTGGTAATTATGTCattcaaaaattctttgaatttggtTCCATAACTCAAAGAGATATTCTTGTGGAACAATTTAATGGtaaaatgaaagaattatcattacAAATGTATGCATGTAGAGTGATTCAAAAAGCTttagaatttattaaacCTGAACAAAGATTATCATTAGTATCAGAATTATCTGATTGTATTCTTATGACCATTAAAGATCAAAATGGGAATCATGTCATTCAAAAGGCAATAGAATATATCCCATTGAAATCATTACCATTcattttaaattcattgattggTCACATTTATCATTTGTCCACTCATTCTTACGGTTGTCGTGTCATTCAAAGATTATTGGAATTCGGTTCTGATAAAGatcaatatataatattaaatgaattaaaagattttatCCCTTATTTGATTCAAGATCAATACGGTAACTATGTCATTCAATATATCTTACAACAAcatgaagataatgaagcATCCAAAATTTGTCCATTAATGCTTGAAacaaaacaagaaattattaaaattgttTCTAAAAATGTCGttgaattttcaaaacataAATTTGCATCAAACGTTGTggaaaaatcaataatttatGGTAATGAATCACAAAggaaattaattatttctaAGATTGTTCCAAgagataaagaaaatgcaGAAAATTTAGAAGATAATTCTCcaatgatattaatgatgaGAGATCAATTTGCCAATTATGTCGTACAGAAATTAGTCACCATttcagaaaatgaagataaaaaattaatagtAATTGCTATCAGAAGTTAtttagataaattaaatcaatcaaattcattggGTAATAGACATTTAGCaagtattgaaaaattagctTCATTAGTTGAAACAGTTGAAATTTAA
- the NDAI0D01840 gene encoding uncharacterized protein (similar to Saccharomyces cerevisiae YHR022C; ancestral locus Anc_5.266): protein MSTLLLYDFQKYPKPRCTDLHTARITVMGDNHCGKTSLIFRWLTNAFQQIEDGTYQEDIYHKTLNIETLLNDEYPLSTTNTINSITTDLDYDSISNEPHHTLTDDLLECTTETPPDKHDTLHHFLADIAKSRHVGKQESNYDTNNTEDTEKKKASNSRKNAYQTHKHFLNRPHNIKLQILDSQPLEIADFSELRSKQIQQSDAFILCFDSTNRESFHDIRTYQRKIERARGIDDNIPIILCCTKTDKINERKVSPDEIKDLVYKSGLDIRTDFFEVSSKHGTNVQSLLLTTLVKIENYKYQERNRLKSKKSKSKSNSNHSSRTQLHNPPDDHELVESKLLLNKNTGSTTTPIESTNGSSTNLLDEKKILNRLIKSY, encoded by the coding sequence ATGTCTACTCTTTTACTATACGATTTCCAAAAATACCCCAAACCAAGATGTACTGACCTACATACTGCCAGAATAACAGTGATGGGTGATAACCATTGTGGGAAAACATCATTGATCTTCAGATGGTTGACAAACGCTTTCCaacaaattgaagatgGAACATATCAGGAAGATATATATCATAAGACATTGAATATTGaaacattattaaatgatgaatatcCTTTATCAACTACAAACacaataaattcaattactACTGATTTAGACTATGATTCCATATCAAATGAACCTCATCATACGCTGACAGATGATTTACTGGAGTGTACCACTGAAACTCCACCTGATAAACACGACACTTTACATCACTTTCTTGCTGACATTGCAAAATCAAGGCATGTAGGAAAACAAGAAAGCAACTACGATACAAATAATACTGAAGATAcggaaaaaaagaaagcaTCAAATAGTCGCAAAAATGCATATCAAACTCATaaacattttttgaatagaCCACATAACATTAAACTCCAAATCTTGGATAGTCAGCCACTTGAAATTGCTGACTTTTCAGAATTAAGATCAAAGCAAATTCAACAATCAGATGCATTCATTTTATGTTTTGATTCCACGAATAGAGAATCCTTCCATGATATAAGAACATATCAGAGAAAGATAGAAAGAGCAAGAGGGATCGACGATAATATTCCTATTATACTATGCTGTACTAAAACTgataaaattaatgaaagaaaagTTAGCCCCGATGAGATAAAGGATTTGGTATATAAATCCGGACTAGATATTAGGACCGATTTCTTCGAAGTTTCCTCTAAGCATGGTACAAATGTCCAAAGTCTATTATTGACAACTTTAgtgaaaattgaaaattataaatatcaagaaagaaacaGATTGAAATctaaaaaatcaaaatcaaaatcaaattccAACCATAGTTCGAGGACTCAATTACATAATCCTCCCGATGACCATGAACTGGTTGAGTCTAAGTTATTACTCAACAAAAATACAGGTTCGACCACGACACCCATCGAATCCACAAATGGCTCAAGTACCAACCTGCTTGACgagaaaaaaattctaAATCGACTGATAAAATCATATTAA
- the EMC6 gene encoding Emc6p (similar to Saccharomyces cerevisiae YLL014W; ancestral locus Anc_5.195), with translation MVTQQEEDAFSKLNSMPNVMENKKTLLFLQDSTTLIFGLCSGILQLESMNGFYMFVLSYVFVCSLFLMWICHGKPAKYFMSPIQDIFLESFFRELMGFVMAWTFSYALVG, from the coding sequence ATGGTCAcacaacaagaagaagatgcaTTCTCCAAGCTAAACTCGATGCCCAATGTCATggaaaacaagaaaacaTTACTTTTCCTTCAAGATAGTACCACTTTAATATTTGGACTTTGTTCCGGGATATTACAATTAGAATCAATGAATGGGTTTTATATGTTTGTATTAAGTTATGTTTTCGTTTGTTCTTTATTCCTTATGTGGATTTGTCATGGGAAACCAGctaaatattttatgaGCCCCATACAGGATATCTTTTTGGAATCGTTCTTTAGAGAGCTTATGGGGTTTGTTATGGCTTGGACTTTCTCGTACGCATTAGTTGGATGA
- the NDAI0D01860 gene encoding dullard-like phosphatase domain-containing protein (similar to Saccharomyces cerevisiae PSR1 (YLL010C) and PSR2 (YLR019W); ancestral locus Anc_5.202): MGFVSSLLCCSDEDSQSSSPLQTNHQQLQHQKEKQLQSQKNNNKIIQNEKRTQTSHQDKKNRQTSSSSSISAETKQLTKSSSHPKHRKHNNNSYDNHSMTIVTPTLTINTNTNDAHGSTSINGMHTGNTKIKDNNSNDSSKIKNSDNGQNQMKEDKRRRKKRNTPNNQNIIKKSLEEESVTGKEYPNAKDEEIEEKESFRDKEIEEEEDSKETQLVNVYNSETDTSTGETVPQTMNEVLPSTQEELENGDDINITTNNNNNDDANNDNINNNNSNNIALERNYSAETANTSIGSTTTNSMTTTSYDEDNGEFIDLTLLQPMQYHADGYKTLLSPKDEIKFKHKKCLVLDLDETLVHSSFKYLPNADFNLPVNIDDQIHNVYVIKRPGVDEFLEKVGKLFEVVIFTASVSRYGDPLLDRLDPKGKSIHHRLFREACYNYEGNYIKNLSQMGRPLSEIIILDNSPASYIFHPQHAIPISSWFSDSHDNELLDIIPLLEDLSKNPSLDVGKVLDVTI; encoded by the coding sequence ATGGGTTTTGTTTCATCACTGCTTTGCTGTTCCGACGAAGACTCTCAATCATCATCTCCACTTCAAACTAATCATCAACAACTCCAGcatcaaaaagaaaagcaaTTACAAtcacaaaaaaataataataaaataatacagAACGAGAAAAGAACGCAAACGTCACATcaagataaaaaaaatcgTCAAACTTCAtcctcttcatcaatatctgCTGAAACAAAACAACTGACAAAAAGTTCATCTCATCCTAAGCATAGAAAGcataataacaatagtTACGATAATCACAGCATGACTATTGTAACACCAACCCTTACAATAAATACAAACACAAATGATGCTCATGGTTCGACTTCCATAAATGGTATGCATACTGGAAATACAAAGataaaagataataatagtaatgatTCTTCGAAGATAAAAAACAGTGATAATGGTCAAAACCAAATGAAAGAagacaaaagaagaaggaaaaaaagaaatacgccgaataatcaaaatataataaaaaaatctcttgaagaagaatctgTTACAGGAAAAGAATATCCGAATGCTAaggatgaagaaatagaagaaaaagaatcaTTTAGggataaagaaattgaagaagaagaagatagTAAAGAAACACAACTCGTGAACGTATATAATTCAGAAACTGATACAAGTACGGGAGAAACTGTTCCACAAACAATGAATGAAGTGCTACCGTCAAcacaagaagaattagagAATGGAGATGATATCAACATTACGAcgaataataacaataatgatgatgctaataatgataacattaataacaacaacagtaataatattgcATTGGAAAGGAATTATAGTGCAGAAACTGCTAATACTTCGATTGGGAGTACTACTACAAATTCAATGACTACTACTTCttatgatgaagataatggtgaatttattgatttgaCACTTTTACAACCAATGCAATATCATGCAGATGGTTATaaaacattattatcacCCAAGGATGAAATTAAGTTTAAACATAAAAAATGCCTAGTATTAGATTTAGATGAAACATTGGTTCATTCATCGTTTAAGTACTTACCAAATGCTGATTTTAATTTACCAgttaatattgatgatcAAATTCATAACGTTTATGTCATCAAGAGACCCGGTGTAGATGAATTCTTGGAAAAAGTTGGTAAATTATTCGAAGTGGTAATTTTCACAGCAAGTGTATCCAGATATGGTGATCCATTACTGGATAGATTAGATCCAAAGGGTAAATCAATCCATCATCGATTATTTAGAGAAGCATGTTATAATTACGAAGGTAATTATATTAAGAATTTATCACAAATGGGGAGACCATTAagtgaaattattatattggaTAATTCACCTGCATCATATATTTTCCATCCTCAACATGCTATCCCTATATCTTCTTGGTTTTCTGACTCTcatgataatgaattattagatattaTACCGTTATTAGAagatctttcaaaaaatccTTCATTAGACGTTGGTAAAGTATTAGACGTCACAATATGA
- the NDAI0D01870 gene encoding uncharacterized protein (similar to Saccharomyces cerevisiae YEH1 (YLL012W) and YEH2 (YLR020C); ancestral locus Anc_5.200), with protein MVRMTKMPIKLFKKTSRRIVSSLILNLSLSLIFIVALYKIYFIEYYNSMSPFGKFITKNVDKDSSSSARENNNTTKQKKNVIRNNNNNKFKEDLNLYPTLNHYYNQYGIEIEEFQLETKDGFIIDLWHLKSKTNFQCQNNIGQNSPVLMIHGLLQSSGSFASNGQNSLAYYMFNSGFDVWLGNNRCGFTPNWNPKLIPKKKRWDWDINEMVNYDLPMLIDHVLKVTNFEKLSIVCHSQGTTQVFLNLLQDKGKDKNCAPMIDKIENVIALAPALYPGPILNDHPIFKLMSMAIDSPVVFGEKNFINIMMVARKLFLGTAFFGFICYTIFNYLFGWNDLLWDDGLKNRHFQFSPVFVSVKLMQWWISRDPNKKSFIKNYNDFFPQYKKWFSKLGDDDTKQKIIPNFLIFIPGQDKLVDGQRVIKHFRNFENEASYKIWYIEEYSHVDILWANDVLEKVGRPILQNMRLSHINNNNSVPSTASATATATAAVSPPASQHLKESHDKLN; from the coding sequence ATGGTGAGGATGACAAAAATGccaattaaattattcaagaagACATCACGTCGAATAGTATCAAGTTTAATCTTAAACTTATCActatcattaatattcaTCGTAGCATTATACAAGATATACTTCATCGAATATTATAATTCTATGAGTCCCTTTGgtaaatttattaccaagaatgttgataaagattcatcatcatcagcgcgtgaaaataataatacaacaaagcaaaagaaaaatgtaataagaaacaacaataataataaatttaaagaagatttaaatttatacCCCACATTAaaccattattataatcaatatggtattgaaattgaagaatttcaaTTGGAAACAAAAGATGGTTTCATCATTGATTTATGGCATCTTAAATCAAAGACTAATTTCCAAtgtcaaaataatattggtCAAAATTCTCCTGTTTTAATGATTCATGGTCTACTTCAAAGTAGTGGTTCATTTGCGTCTAATGGTCAAAATTCTTTAGCTTATTATATGTTTAATTCAGGATTCGATGTTTGGCTAGGTAATAATAGATGTGGGTTTACACCAAATTGGAATCCAAAATTAattccaaagaagaaaagatggGATTGggatattaatgaaatggTCAATTACGATTTACCGATGTTAATTGATCACGTTTTGAAAGTGActaattttgaaaaacttTCAATAGTTTGTCATTCTCAAGGTACTACTCAAGtgtttttaaatttattacaagaTAAAGGAAAGGATAAAAATTGTGCACCAATGATTGATAAGATTGAAAATGTCATTGCATTGGCTCCAGCATTATATCCAGGCCCAATATTAAATGATCACCCaatatttaaattgatGTCCATGGCAATAGATTCACCAGTAGTATTTggtgaaaaaaatttcattaatatcatGATGGTGgcaagaaaattatttttggGGACCGCATTCTTTGGATTCATTTGTTatacaatttttaattatttatttggttggaatgatttattatggGATGATGGCTTGAAAAATAGACATTTCCAATTCTCTCCTGTTTTCGTCTCTGTCAAATTAATGCAATGGTGGATAAGTAGAGatccaaataaaaaatcatttattaaaaattataatgatttcttcccacaatataaaaaatgGTTTTCTAAActtggtgatgatgatacaaaacaaaaaataataccaaacTTCTTAATCTTTATACCTGGTCAAGATAAATTAGTAGATGGACAAAGAGTCATTAAACATTTTAGAAATTTCGAAAATGAAGCTTCATATAAAATATGGTacattgaagaatattCTCATGTTGATATCCTTTGGGCAAATGATGTCTTGGAAAAAGTTGGTAGAccaattcttcaaaacATGAGACTATCacatattaataataataattctgtACCATCAACCGCCTCAGCCACCGCCACAGCTACCGCGGCGGTATCTCCACCTGCATCGCAGCATTTAAAGGAAAGTCATGACAAGCTTAATTAA
- the RPS27B gene encoding 40S ribosomal protein eS27 (similar to Saccharomyces cerevisiae RPS27B (YHR021C) and RPS27A (YKL156W); ancestral locus Anc_5.265): MVLVQDLLHPTAASEARKHKLKTLVQSPRSYFLDVKCPGCLNITTVFSHAQTAVTCESCSTVLCTPTGGKAKLSEGTSFRRK; the protein is encoded by the exons ATG GTTTTAGTTCAAGATTTGTTGCATCCAACTGCTGCTTCTGAAGCCAGAAAACACAAGTTAAAGACTTTAGTTCAATCCCCAAGATCATACTTCTTAGATGTTAAATGTCCAGGTTGTTTGAACATCACCACAGTTTTCTCTCATGCTCAAACTGCTGTCACCTGTGAATCCTGTTCAACTGTCTTGTGTACTCCAACTGGTGGTAAGGCTAAGTTGTCTGAAGGTACTTCTTTCAGAAGAAAgtaa